TAACAGTTCAGACTTTCCCCAACCTCAAGTAggtattttttaaaagcAAAAGGTGCTAGGATGAATACATTGTTGAAAAATGCAGAACAAACGCAGAGAGACtcttgaataataaaaatctATATTTGTggatatataatatatgaaaGTTACAAGTTGCTGAGTAATGTTCTTAATTTAGGTCTGCAACTACCTGTGACCAATTGGAGTGCTTTGTTCTGCCGTATTGGATGTCGGCGATCCAGGAGGCTACTTGTTTAGTTAAAGCACCAGATTGCTCACCTGGTAACAATGGAACGTTAATCAAACTGTCTTTCCAACCGATCTCTTTAATTGGTGACACAACTGCAGCTGTTCCTGAACCAAAAGCTTCTATTAACTCACCTTTAGCAGCTCTTTCAGCTACTTCATGGATTGAGTAGTAACGTTCATTGATTTCCCATTCATTAGGGTTTAGATTTTCTCTAGCTAAGGTTAATACAGAATCTCTGGTAACACCTTCCAGAATGGTACCATCTAATGGAGCAGTAACCAATTCTTTCTTACCCgtttttgaattcttaAATGCAAAGAAAACGTTCATTGTGCCGACTTCAGTGATGTACTTTTCTGGACCGAACAACCATAGATTCTGTTGGAAACCTCTGGAAGCGGCTTGTAATTGTGGTAAAATACATGGAGCATAATTAGCACCTAGTTTTTTGTCACCGACACCACCTGGCCAAGCTCTAGTAGCATAGTCTGTGGCTTCCAGTCTGACGGCCTTGAAACCAGTTTTATAATATGGACCTACTGGGGAATTGATAACGAATAACATGGCCTTGTCAGGGACACCAACACCAAGAGTGTCGGTAGTACCAATCAACGTAGGTCTAATATATAGTGAATAACCTTGGCCTTGTGGTACCAAATGCTTGTCTTGCTCGATTAACTTACCGATCAACTTAACTAACTCATCGCTGTTAAATGTTGGCAAACAGATTCTTGCTGCAGATTTGTTCATTCTCTTCATGTTCATATCAGGTCTGAATAAAGTGATTTTGTTATCTGGGGTTCTATAGGCCTTCATACCTTCGAATAATTCAAACCCATAGTGAAACACACAAGATGCTGGATCCAGAGATAAGTTGCCGTAAGGTTTAATAACTGGATTAGCCCAACCTTTCTTAGCATCCCACTCGATTGTCAACATATGATCAGTGAACGTGCTACCGAACACCAGTTGGTCATTTGGTTTTGGAGAGGATTTTTCACTGACCTGTTTCACAATCAATTTGGAAGCATCTAATTCAGCTAACTTTCTAACAGAATAAAATCTCTTCGAACCTGCAAAAACAGTCTGACTCCTAAAAAATTGGTTTCTTAGCATCTTCAAAAACCGTAACTATTCGTGAATTGGGGAGTATATGAGAACGCAAAAGGAGCCTTTACTTAATGAGTACAATTCAATTACACTCGATTTTAAACTGGTCGttataaaaacaaaaacagtATGAACCCAATTGTCAAATTTGCACCATTGACAGATCTATCCGCCTTCCTGgctcttatatatatgtgtgtcTGGGTACAACAGATCAAAGGAACTGGTGAACGTTTCTCGATGACTAACTTCTTGAGATCGAATTTTCACCTTCTGAGCAGCTGAGCTTTAAGGCTGGAAAATTCCCTCAAGGCCGCTTCCGGGCCTGTAGTCGCCGGTCGCCGGTTTGCCAGGCACCTGGGACCTGGGACGCTGGGACGCTGGGACACTAGGACACTGTCATCTGGTATCTAGGAGCTGCTACGTCACAATATCCGGTGACAGTGTTATTGTTCGTGGCATTGCTGAGGTCGTGGTGCGTGCAGATATCTATTTACATGGTTCTTATAtctacaaatatatatgatatgTCTTTGGGGTAAACTGTAAAAACTATCTAGCGAGATACAAGCTATGACGCTAAATCAAGTCGAGAAGGTCCCGCGAGCTGACACGAGCTTTCTCTCTCCAGTCTGGTCAAGCATTTCAATGGATAATTTGATGTTGTTGCCGAACTCTTCGACTTTGGTGGTGCGAACTACAACGAATTGATTGGCTAAAGTTGGGAGCTTGTAAGACACCGTGATGTCCTTTATGCCCTTTGGTACCTTGTTCTTGATCAGTTTCACACTCTCTCTCATCTGGTCCTCGATAACAGTGGCAAGGATCCCACCGTGGATCAAGAACGGATACCCAGTCAATTTCATGCCCAGGTGGTATATTCCAATCGTCTCTTTAGTCTTTGGGTCGTAATAGAACTTAGGTGGAATAGCAATGGCACCAGGAACACTTAAAGTATCcgatattaattttttgcCCTCGGTTGTGTCCTTATTCGAATTAGCTACAGAACTGCTGTTTTCTTTGTATTGCACTGGGAAAACTTCATGGTACCCCTTAGCCTCAAGTCCTTTGACAACGTCTAAGTTCATTAGTCTGTTGgtcaaatttaatttgtatttattaactTCTTCGCTGTCCGAAGGTAGCTTATCGTATCTCCAATATGCTACCAGGTCGGTGTATGTCATATGTTGGGTTAGTAACCATCCGCTAAAGAAACTGACCCCAAATACAGTATATGGAATCCATCTCCTTCTAGGAGCATTCGTCACAAACTTTGTCTGAGTATACGTTCTCTTGAACAATTGTCCAACAGATCTTCTAaacattttctttcttaGTTTCACTAAACGATGTAAGTTACGAAGCAATATCTAATCTCGCCACCTTCTTTTAGTAAATAGCACTTATGTATATCTAGTGGATGAGCACAATTGGAATATGAAACTATCAAAAACAATGTATTCTCCTTTCACTACTCTCTGAAATACTTCCTTATATCCTTTGTGTTACCAGAATGCGTATTCTCAAATATTCGGTTTTACGATATTTCAGATTTTTCAGCTTAAAGCAATCAGATCAGtatcatcaattttataaattgcATTATTGATGATAGAAGTTGGTTATTCCAACCTCTTTACGTTTAACTATTCTGTGATAATACACATAGAAAGAAGTAGCAATTTAAATAGAAGCTCTCAGGTCAAGGTGGACTTGGTAAGGGCTAATCCGGAATAGAGGGCGTTTACCATACGATAAGGTACCCTTTTTATATTGGAAGTCTCGTTAGAGGTTACAGAGAAATATCTTTGATATAGTGCAATTTGTTGAAGATGCCTATGACacttaaatttaaaactcTTTCATTGAATGATTCAGATGTTTATGTACCGAACACGTTCATAATTCCCAGTGAAACTGAAATGATCGATGAAATCAAACGAATCTGGGATGATGACAATAAGCTCAGTAAGGGGAATTCAActcaaaatttaattatgaAAGAGTTAAATAGACGACAACCAGAATGGAAGATTGACATCTTTACATTTCATCATGTGATGGTGATTTTAAACATACGAGCTGATagcattaaaaataataatggagATAACACAGATCCCATTGGTGAACAAGATCTATTACTTAAAAGTTATAATGATCTCATTGTCAAACCTGACAAGAACATGTACGATTCTTTGAACAGTAACGATGCCAAAGATAACTGCTTTGTAACAGATTGTAAAGATGTCTTATCAAAAGGAAGAGGATTATTTGCAAAGAAAAACTTTAAGAAGGATGAATTGATCTTTAAAGAGGAACCAATTGTAATTGTCCCTCCTATAGAAAGATTGAACTTAATTGAAGCGGGGAAGGCATGTGCATTGTGTGGTAGGCTGATGAATGAAATTTCTGAGCagtttataattaaaaatggtCTCGATTGTGAATCTTGCATTAATACTGTATGGTGTTCTAAACAGTGTTTAAAAAGAGACTTTACTcacaaatatttaaagcATCCCTTTAAAAGTTCTACAAAACTAAAAgtcaattcaaaaaaatggaaGAATTTCGAAAAATGTTGTAAAGAAAGCGTTTTTATTGAAGGTTACATAATTGGTCATATTTATGCAGCCTCTATGATAGAtcataaaaatgaattcgatatcaaaaagaaatttgattatttagCATATATTTCGCAAAAGGATAGGTATCAAGGTAATAACTTAACaaactttgaaaaatcacTTGAGGACACTAATGATTCGATCTCAGATGAACACCCTTCCGAAATTTGGGAAAAGTCTTTTAATTACTTCAAGGAAGCATTTCCAGAATCTGACATTGATTATGAAGAATATCTAAATTATATTGGAAGGTATAACTTAAATCACAAAAGTGCACaactttattcaatttactCTTTAGTCAATCATAATTGTGAGCCAAATGTTAGAGTAGAGGTCGATTACCATACAAAggaattaaaattatatgcAAGgaaatcaatttcaaaaaattctgaattattaactaCTTATATCAATCCTTTACATGATGTAGAACtgagaagaaaaatattgttgaTTAATTATGGTTTTGCTTGTAACTGTGAGAGAtgtgaaaatgaaattgatagAATAAAGTcagaaattaaagaaactACAGACATTACCACGTCACCTCATGTAAGATTAACCGTATCGCACAGCGATAATATTTATGGAACCACCTCACAGAGGCGTAAATCATCTATGAGAGCTGCTAGACCTGATTTCACAGAGCTCTTAAAGAATGGTAAAGAATTTGATCTAGAGATACCTGAAAACATATCTGGGAAAAAATCTAGAAGTGCCTCAGTGAGATTTGATAATCATGTTACATTAGCTGTGGAGGAAGCATGAAACTAAAAACAACTATTGtatattatcatatataAACGTATAAATATAGAAGATAAAGTCGCGATATGTATTgttatcaattattaattattaaatacttattatttattatttattaagtCATTAGAGCTAGTGGCTTTTTTTAAGTTTAGGTCTTAAAAAAAGCTGCtcttaaaaatattattttggaaTTGGCGTCACAGTTTAAAAAcgttaatattattagaataaagttaatatttgttattCTCGAGAATCGATTCCTTCGTATCTCAATAAGGAAGGATTTAATGggatatatttattattgcCATTGTCATGCAAATCCAAAGGCTCGAATGTGGTATCTAAACGATTAGTTCTCCATTCTTGCGTAGCAGAGACTCTAGTTTCAATATTGACATCTTTCA
The sequence above is drawn from the Tetrapisispora phaffii CBS 4417 chromosome 2, complete genome genome and encodes:
- the TPHA0B00210 gene encoding branched-chain amino acid aminotransferase (similar to Saccharomyces cerevisiae BAT2 (YJR148W) and BAT1 (YHR208W); ancestral locus Anc_4.389), which translates into the protein MLRNQFFRSQTVFAGSKRFYSVRKLAELDASKLIVKQVSEKSSPKPNDQLVFGSTFTDHMLTIEWDAKKGWANPVIKPYGNLSLDPASCVFHYGFELFEGMKAYRTPDNKITLFRPDMNMKRMNKSAARICLPTFNSDELVKLIGKLIEQDKHLVPQGQGYSLYIRPTLIGTTDTLGVGVPDKAMLFVINSPVGPYYKTGFKAVRLEATDYATRAWPGGVGDKKLGANYAPCILPQLQAASRGFQQNLWLFGPEKYITEVGTMNVFFAFKNSKTGKKELVTAPLDGTILEGVTRDSVLTLARENLNPNEWEINERYYSIHEVAERAAKGELIEAFGSGTAAVVSPIKEIGWKDSLINVPLLPGEQSGALTKQVASWIADIQYGRTKHSNWSQVVADLN
- the FMP10 gene encoding Fmp10p (similar to Saccharomyces cerevisiae YER182W; ancestral locus Anc_4.387), with product MFRRSVGQLFKRTYTQTKFVTNAPRRRWIPYTVFGVSFFSGWLLTQHMTYTDLVAYWRYDKLPSDSEEVNKYKLNLTNRLMNLDVVKGLEAKGYHEVFPVQYKENSSSVANSNKDTTEGKKLISDTLSVPGAIAIPPKFYYDPKTKETIGIYHLGMKLTGYPFLIHGGILATVIEDQMRESVKLIKNKVPKGIKDITVSYKLPTLANQFVVVRTTKVEEFGNNIKLSIEMLDQTGERKLVSARGTFST
- the SET5 gene encoding S-adenosylmethionine-dependent methyltransferase (similar to Saccharomyces cerevisiae SET5 (YHR207C); ancestral locus Anc_4.386), producing MTLKFKTLSLNDSDVYVPNTFIIPSETEMIDEIKRIWDDDNKLSKGNSTQNLIMKELNRRQPEWKIDIFTFHHVMVILNIRADSIKNNNGDNTDPIGEQDLLLKSYNDLIVKPDKNMYDSLNSNDAKDNCFVTDCKDVLSKGRGLFAKKNFKKDELIFKEEPIVIVPPIERLNLIEAGKACALCGRLMNEISEQFIIKNGLDCESCINTVWCSKQCLKRDFTHKYLKHPFKSSTKLKVNSKKWKNFEKCCKESVFIEGYIIGHIYAASMIDHKNEFDIKKKFDYLAYISQKDRYQGNNLTNFEKSLEDTNDSISDEHPSEIWEKSFNYFKEAFPESDIDYEEYLNYIGRYNLNHKSAQLYSIYSLVNHNCEPNVRVEVDYHTKELKLYARKSISKNSELLTTYINPLHDVELRRKILLINYGFACNCERCENEIDRIKSEIKETTDITTSPHVRLTVSHSDNIYGTTSQRRKSSMRAARPDFTELLKNGKEFDLEIPENISGKKSRSASVRFDNHVTLAVEEA